One window of Rhizobium leguminosarum genomic DNA carries:
- a CDS encoding mandelate racemase/muconate lactonizing enzyme family protein, giving the protein MPEADGADEALNRVNAHSKPSDLRITDMRVAEIVGAPFTSVLLKIYTNQGIVGLGEVRDGASATYALMLKSRLLGENPCNIDRLFRRIKQFGGHGRQGGGVSAVEIALWDLAGKAYGVPIYQMLGGRFREKVRVYCDTDATVPSGTETGKRLKQRMELGFTFLKMDLGLMQIADVPGAVVFPAGSLEGYRDPPNRGPLKTIEERRVRNAAYDLHNVQHPFTGLHFSDKGLDLLEQYIAEVREVIGMDVPLAIDHIGHISMQNGIRLARRIEKYVPAWLEDVIPWQYTEQYRQLQDATTVPICTGEDIYLKEGFEPLLNSGGVSVIHPDLLTSGGILETKKIGDMAQDQGVAMAIHMAESPIAAMAAAHVATATENFMALEYHSADVDWWDDIVTGLPKPLVKNGFVTVSDKPGLGIDDVVDEVISQHLQPGVTGIWQPTDHWDDEYSWDRTWS; this is encoded by the coding sequence ATGCCAGAGGCAGATGGAGCCGACGAGGCGCTCAATCGGGTGAACGCGCATTCCAAGCCGTCCGACCTTCGCATCACCGACATGCGGGTAGCCGAAATTGTCGGGGCGCCATTCACCTCAGTGCTGCTTAAGATTTACACCAACCAGGGCATCGTCGGGCTTGGCGAGGTGCGCGACGGCGCCAGCGCCACCTACGCGCTGATGCTGAAGAGCCGGTTGCTGGGCGAGAACCCTTGCAACATCGATCGACTGTTTCGCCGGATCAAGCAGTTCGGCGGGCACGGCCGGCAAGGCGGCGGCGTATCGGCGGTTGAAATCGCGTTGTGGGATCTTGCCGGCAAGGCCTATGGCGTCCCCATCTACCAGATGCTCGGCGGCCGTTTTCGGGAGAAAGTGCGCGTCTACTGCGATACCGACGCCACCGTGCCGAGCGGCACCGAGACCGGCAAGCGCCTCAAGCAGCGCATGGAGCTCGGCTTCACCTTCCTCAAGATGGATCTGGGACTGATGCAGATCGCGGATGTGCCCGGAGCCGTCGTGTTTCCCGCCGGCTCACTGGAAGGATACCGCGATCCTCCCAATCGCGGGCCGCTGAAGACCATTGAAGAGCGGCGTGTCCGCAACGCTGCGTACGATTTGCATAACGTCCAGCACCCGTTTACCGGCCTGCACTTTTCCGACAAGGGCCTCGACCTGCTTGAGCAATACATCGCCGAGGTTCGTGAGGTCATCGGCATGGATGTGCCGCTCGCGATCGACCATATCGGCCATATCTCGATGCAGAACGGCATTCGCCTTGCCCGGCGAATTGAAAAATATGTGCCGGCCTGGCTCGAGGATGTGATCCCATGGCAGTATACCGAGCAATACCGACAACTGCAGGACGCCACCACGGTGCCGATCTGCACTGGCGAGGACATATACCTCAAGGAAGGCTTCGAGCCTCTGCTCAACAGCGGCGGCGTCTCCGTCATCCACCCGGACCTGCTCACCAGTGGGGGCATCCTCGAGACCAAGAAGATCGGCGACATGGCGCAGGATCAGGGTGTCGCCATGGCCATCCACATGGCAGAAAGTCCCATCGCCGCAATGGCCGCGGCACATGTCGCGACCGCGACCGAAAATTTCATGGCGCTCGAATACCATTCCGCCGATGTCGACTGGTGGGACGATATCGTCACGGGGCTTCCCAAGCCGCTGGTGAAGAACGGCTTCGTCACTGTTTCGGACAAGCCGGGCCTGGGGATTGACGACGTCGTCGACGAGGTGATCTCGCAGCATCTGCAGCCGGGTGTCACCGGCATTTGGCAGCCTACGGATCACTGGGACGATGAGTATTCCTGGGATCGCACCTGGAGCTGA
- a CDS encoding mandelate racemase/muconate lactonizing enzyme family protein produces the protein MKITSVRPWLIKSDASYWGEYLFVEVTTDEGVSGWGEITTTTRLANRALCTILRQIGAAVTGEDPARIEYLWHKIFRSFTYMGSRGAAVECVSAIDIALWDIRGKVLGKPIYELLGGPVRDEIALYTHPNQAKFTSKEAVVREIRDIVGSGHTALKFDPFPHQGRTADGQPREQRDGYLDGSMTRKDEREAAELTALIRETAGSDVDILIDAHGRFDVPTAIRLCRSLEETGQIDWFEEPCPPESLNALKQVRKKVSAAISWGERGHTKWDFVPVLENKLADYIMPDVTWTGGITELKKISALCEAYYIPVSPHDAAGPINVVAGAQVMMTVPNFYKLETSEWNLDKYDHFIDRPLDVSNGSLKLTPKPGLGVEMNRDYLQNHEIELD, from the coding sequence ATGAAAATCACCAGCGTCCGGCCGTGGCTGATCAAGTCCGATGCTTCTTATTGGGGAGAGTATCTGTTCGTCGAAGTGACGACCGACGAGGGGGTGAGCGGCTGGGGAGAGATCACCACCACGACAAGGCTCGCCAATCGCGCCCTCTGCACAATCCTGCGGCAGATCGGTGCCGCTGTGACAGGCGAGGACCCGGCGCGTATTGAGTATCTGTGGCACAAGATATTCCGCAGCTTCACCTACATGGGCAGTCGCGGCGCCGCAGTCGAATGCGTGAGCGCCATCGACATAGCCCTTTGGGACATCCGAGGCAAAGTTCTTGGTAAGCCGATTTACGAGCTGTTGGGCGGACCGGTGCGCGATGAAATCGCGCTCTACACCCATCCCAACCAAGCCAAGTTTACCAGCAAAGAGGCTGTGGTCCGCGAAATTCGAGACATCGTCGGGTCCGGCCACACTGCGCTCAAGTTCGATCCATTCCCCCACCAGGGCCGCACCGCCGATGGACAGCCTCGCGAACAGCGGGACGGCTACCTCGATGGCAGCATGACCCGCAAGGATGAACGCGAAGCCGCCGAACTCACGGCTCTGATCCGCGAAACGGCGGGCTCTGATGTCGACATCCTCATCGATGCGCATGGCCGGTTCGACGTTCCAACCGCCATTCGCCTTTGTCGGAGCCTCGAGGAGACTGGTCAGATCGACTGGTTCGAGGAGCCCTGTCCACCGGAGAGCCTCAACGCTCTCAAACAGGTTCGTAAGAAGGTCAGCGCCGCTATTTCGTGGGGCGAGCGCGGCCACACGAAGTGGGATTTCGTGCCGGTGCTCGAAAACAAGCTCGCTGACTACATCATGCCTGATGTCACCTGGACCGGCGGCATTACCGAACTCAAGAAAATTTCTGCCCTATGCGAAGCCTACTACATCCCGGTCTCGCCGCATGACGCCGCAGGGCCGATCAACGTGGTTGCGGGAGCGCAGGTGATGATGACCGTTCCTAACTTCTACAAACTCGAAACGTCAGAGTGGAACCTGGACAAATACGATCACTTCATCGACAGGCCACTCGATGTTTCGAACGGCAGCCTCAAGCTTACGCCCAAGCCCGGTCTCGGCGTCGAAATGAACCGCGACTACCTTCAAAACCACGAAATAGAGCTGGACTAG
- a CDS encoding SDR family oxidoreductase — protein MSDARVVLVTGGSRGIGAAVSRLAARQGWRVAVNYASNRKAADAVVAAIAEGGGEAVAIAGDVGRAADIVAMFAAVDRHFGRLDGLVNNAGVVDYPQRVDEMAAERIERMMRINVTGSMLCAAEAVRRMSSRHGGQGGAIVNVSSMAAILGSPTQYVDYAASKGAIDTFTVGLSREVATEGIRVNAIRPGVIETDLHASGGLPDRAREMAPSIPMQRSGTPEEVADAILYLLSPSASYITGAILNVSGGR, from the coding sequence ATGAGCGATGCACGGGTTGTTCTCGTGACCGGCGGAAGCCGGGGCATCGGCGCGGCCGTCTCGCGGCTCGCAGCGCGCCAGGGCTGGCGTGTTGCGGTGAACTACGCTTCCAACCGCAAAGCTGCGGATGCCGTCGTTGCGGCGATTGCCGAAGGCGGCGGCGAGGCCGTGGCGATTGCGGGCGATGTCGGCAGGGCTGCGGATATCGTTGCGATGTTTGCAGCGGTCGATCGGCATTTCGGCCGGCTCGACGGGCTCGTCAACAATGCCGGCGTCGTCGACTATCCGCAGCGCGTCGATGAGATGGCGGCGGAGCGGATCGAACGTATGATGCGCATCAATGTGACCGGTTCCATGCTCTGCGCCGCAGAGGCCGTGCGCCGCATGTCGAGCCGGCATGGTGGCCAGGGCGGCGCGATCGTCAACGTCTCCTCGATGGCGGCGATCCTCGGTTCGCCGACGCAATATGTCGACTATGCCGCCTCGAAAGGTGCGATCGACACGTTCACGGTGGGGCTTTCGCGCGAGGTCGCCACCGAGGGCATCCGCGTGAACGCCATCAGGCCCGGCGTCATTGAAACCGACCTCCATGCATCCGGCGGGCTGCCGGACCGGGCCCGCGAAATGGCGCCATCGATCCCGATGCAGCGCAGCGGCACGCCCGAGGAGGTGGCGGATGCGATCCTCTATCTTCTTTCCCCTTCGGCTTCCTATATAACCGGCGCGATCCTTAACGTGAGCGGCGGCCGCTAA
- a CDS encoding GntR family transcriptional regulator encodes MTETSDFKAQPPEGIDAIRASSEGASLYQLIRDDIIEGRLAANERLVVTDLARRHGTSTNPVREALQLLRGEGFVTLVPNRGARVRPIDQDFVRDIYEIGVLIEPALTRWFVNMATVEDIAELERIQDLIEENNFADTFRHSELDTAFHTVMYQRHYNRHAAELWWKHREVLRAVSRRFNFTLARRAAILSEHRELIAHVKAGNANEAGELIARHVEGSGRHILEHMRARNAARAG; translated from the coding sequence TTGACCGAAACAAGCGATTTTAAAGCGCAGCCACCCGAAGGGATCGACGCTATCAGGGCCTCCAGCGAGGGCGCCTCGCTTTATCAACTGATCAGGGACGACATCATTGAAGGGCGGCTCGCTGCCAACGAACGGCTTGTGGTCACCGATCTCGCCCGGCGCCACGGCACATCGACCAACCCGGTGCGCGAGGCTCTGCAACTGTTGCGCGGAGAGGGCTTTGTCACCCTCGTTCCCAACCGCGGAGCGCGCGTCCGGCCTATAGACCAGGATTTTGTTCGGGACATCTACGAGATAGGAGTCTTGATCGAGCCGGCACTGACGCGATGGTTCGTGAATATGGCCACCGTCGAGGACATTGCTGAACTCGAACGCATCCAAGACTTGATTGAAGAGAACAACTTCGCCGACACGTTCAGGCACAGCGAGCTGGACACCGCCTTTCACACCGTAATGTACCAAAGGCACTACAACCGCCATGCCGCTGAGCTTTGGTGGAAGCATCGCGAAGTGCTTCGAGCCGTGAGCCGGCGTTTCAACTTCACGCTCGCCCGGCGTGCCGCGATCCTTAGCGAGCATCGCGAGCTCATCGCGCATGTAAAAGCGGGAAATGCGAACGAGGCAGGCGAACTCATTGCACGCCATGTCGAGGGCTCCGGCCGGCACATCCTCGAACACATGCGTGCGCGTAACGCCGCTCGGGCAGGATAG
- the lpdA gene encoding dihydrolipoyl dehydrogenase: protein MSYDVIIIGTGPGGYVCAVKAAQLGLKVAVVEKRATYGGTCLNVGCIPSKALLHASEMFHQAGHGMSALGIDVPAPTLNLGNMMAHKDATVKSNVDGVAFLFKKNKIDAFQGSGKIVSAGKVAVVADDGKVQEIEGKNIVIATGSDVAGIPGVQVEIDEKSIISSTGGIALEKVPETLIVVGGGVIGLELGSVWSRLGAKVTVVEYLDTILGGMDGEVSKQFQRMLAKQGIDFHLGAKVTGVEKGDKGAKVTFEPVKGGDKVTLDADVVLISTGRKPYTAGLGLEEVGVALDNRGRVEIDGHFKTNVAGIYAIGDVVKGPMLAHKAEDEGVALAEILAGQHGHVNYDVVPSVVYTQPEIASVGKTEEELKAAGIAYKVGKFPFTANGRARAMLATDGFVKILADKETDRVLGGHIVGFGAGEMIHEIAVLMEFGGSSEDLGRTCHAHPTMSEAVKEAALATFFKPIHM, encoded by the coding sequence ATGTCCTACGATGTGATCATTATCGGCACCGGCCCGGGCGGCTATGTCTGCGCCGTCAAAGCAGCCCAGCTCGGCCTCAAGGTCGCCGTCGTCGAAAAGCGCGCGACCTATGGCGGCACCTGCCTGAACGTCGGCTGCATTCCGTCGAAGGCGCTGCTGCATGCCTCCGAAATGTTCCATCAGGCCGGCCACGGCATGAGCGCTCTCGGGATCGACGTCCCGGCGCCGACGCTCAACCTCGGCAATATGATGGCCCACAAGGACGCCACGGTGAAGTCGAATGTCGACGGCGTCGCCTTCCTCTTCAAAAAGAACAAGATCGATGCCTTCCAGGGCAGCGGCAAGATCGTCTCGGCCGGCAAGGTTGCCGTCGTAGCCGACGACGGCAAGGTGCAGGAGATCGAGGGCAAGAACATCGTTATCGCCACCGGCTCCGACGTCGCCGGCATTCCCGGTGTGCAGGTCGAGATCGATGAGAAGTCCATCATCTCGTCCACCGGCGGCATCGCGCTGGAAAAGGTGCCGGAAACGCTTATCGTTGTCGGCGGCGGCGTCATCGGTCTCGAGCTCGGCTCGGTCTGGTCGCGGCTCGGCGCTAAGGTCACCGTCGTCGAATATCTCGACACCATCCTCGGCGGCATGGACGGCGAAGTTTCCAAACAGTTCCAGCGCATGCTCGCCAAGCAGGGCATCGATTTCCATCTCGGCGCCAAGGTCACCGGCGTCGAAAAAGGCGACAAGGGCGCCAAGGTCACATTCGAGCCGGTCAAGGGCGGTGACAAGGTGACGCTCGATGCCGACGTGGTGCTGATCTCCACCGGCCGCAAGCCCTATACAGCGGGTCTCGGCCTGGAAGAGGTCGGTGTTGCGCTCGACAATCGCGGCCGTGTCGAGATCGACGGTCACTTCAAGACCAATGTCGCCGGCATCTATGCGATCGGCGATGTGGTCAAGGGTCCGATGCTGGCGCATAAGGCGGAAGACGAGGGCGTGGCGCTCGCCGAAATCCTCGCCGGCCAGCATGGCCACGTCAACTATGATGTGGTCCCGAGCGTCGTCTATACCCAGCCGGAGATTGCTTCGGTCGGCAAGACCGAGGAAGAGCTGAAAGCCGCGGGCATCGCCTACAAGGTCGGCAAATTCCCGTTCACGGCCAATGGCCGCGCCCGCGCAATGCTGGCGACCGACGGTTTCGTCAAGATCCTTGCCGACAAGGAAACCGACCGGGTGCTCGGCGGCCATATCGTCGGCTTCGGCGCCGGCGAGATGATCCACGAGATCGCCGTGCTGATGGAGTTCGGCGGTTCGTCGGAAGATCTCGGCCGTACCTGCCACGCGCATCCGACCATGTCGGAAGCCGTGAAGGAGGCTGCGCTTGCGACCTTCTTCAAGCCGATCCATATGTAA
- a CDS encoding LysE family translocator has translation MPYIFEFLGLMAVFSIFIVVPGADFAVILRQSIVHGRRAAIMTGLGMGFSLLFHISYTILGLGLIVSKSLMLFAVIKWAGVAYLVYLGIKSFRDPGFKVQDIEVTAEDGKPVSMLKCLGMGFITNALNPKPVLFFLSLFSTLVHHDTPALIQFSYGIGMATALIAWFAGVSYFFTVKTIRDRFIASGKWFNRITGAALVGFGFRLALSRAAD, from the coding sequence ATGCCTTACATCTTCGAATTCCTCGGCCTTATGGCCGTCTTCTCGATCTTCATCGTCGTGCCGGGGGCCGATTTCGCCGTCATTTTGCGCCAGAGCATCGTCCATGGGCGGCGCGCCGCCATCATGACCGGGCTCGGCATGGGCTTCTCGCTGCTCTTTCATATCAGCTACACGATCCTTGGCCTCGGCCTGATCGTCTCGAAATCGCTGATGCTGTTTGCGGTCATCAAATGGGCAGGCGTCGCCTACCTGGTCTATCTCGGCATCAAGTCGTTCCGCGACCCCGGCTTCAAAGTCCAGGACATCGAGGTGACCGCCGAGGATGGCAAGCCGGTCTCGATGCTGAAATGCCTCGGCATGGGTTTCATCACCAATGCGCTGAACCCGAAGCCGGTGCTGTTCTTCCTGTCGCTGTTTTCGACGCTCGTGCATCACGACACGCCGGCGCTGATCCAGTTCTCCTACGGCATCGGCATGGCGACGGCGCTGATCGCCTGGTTTGCCGGCGTCTCCTACTTCTTCACGGTCAAGACGATCCGTGACCGCTTCATTGCCAGCGGCAAATGGTTCAACCGCATCACCGGAGCGGCGCTCGTCGGCTTCGGCTTCCGCCTCGCGCTGTCGCGCGCGGCCGACTAA
- a CDS encoding DUF4241 domain-containing protein translates to MRNRIIRAARLLLCAAAAHVPVSASAAGLDISKASSNFQLVVLSDAELSGRSIGVIHMGNVELTSGRIVAADPLAQPDRPALTRTVAPGEYPVTLYQAFGRIAAASMRFAEGKPDHWELAVLPGQDVATLKDDEIFGYPVDAGLGCYMDAETLGLIGEREAQVQAQKPDADINYYDDVLASDLDANKGSYALHRPVAGKKGNVAVFWSGWGDGFYPVFWGLDSDGRALVLLTDFSVVENADGRKEPKLQ, encoded by the coding sequence ATGCGGAACCGGATCATACGAGCGGCGCGCCTTCTTCTCTGCGCTGCCGCCGCGCATGTCCCGGTCTCCGCATCAGCGGCCGGCTTAGATATCAGCAAGGCAAGCAGCAATTTCCAGCTGGTGGTGCTCAGCGACGCCGAACTCTCCGGCCGATCGATCGGCGTGATCCATATGGGCAATGTCGAGCTGACCTCGGGGCGCATCGTTGCGGCCGATCCGCTCGCCCAGCCCGATCGTCCGGCGCTGACAAGAACGGTTGCGCCGGGCGAATATCCGGTGACGCTCTATCAGGCCTTCGGACGCATCGCGGCCGCCAGCATGCGGTTTGCCGAGGGCAAGCCGGATCATTGGGAGCTTGCGGTCCTGCCCGGGCAGGACGTAGCGACGCTGAAGGACGACGAGATCTTCGGCTATCCCGTCGATGCCGGCCTCGGCTGCTACATGGATGCCGAGACGCTTGGTCTGATCGGAGAACGTGAAGCGCAGGTGCAGGCGCAAAAGCCTGACGCCGACATCAATTATTACGACGACGTGCTGGCCTCGGACCTCGACGCCAACAAGGGCAGCTACGCGCTGCACCGGCCGGTCGCCGGCAAGAAGGGCAATGTCGCCGTGTTCTGGAGCGGTTGGGGCGACGGCTTCTATCCGGTCTTTTGGGGACTCGATAGCGATGGCCGCGCGCTGGTGCTGCTGACCGATTTCAGCGTTGTCGAGAATGCCGACGGGCGGAAGGAGCCGAAGCTGCAATGA
- a CDS encoding carbohydrate ABC transporter permease, translated as MTILTGKAEALRRPQSARSGALRKIWEHRADYAYVLPAIAVMLIVIAYPIYYTVELSFFNTPPGLQLRDKIFIGFDNYIAILTSPVFWKVTSNTLIWTVGSTFISFVLGFGCALALHRDFVGRGILRAVLIIPWVISAVAASYIWKWIYHSDFGIIGAVLVGLGWADRPPNFIDSVSTVLPSLIVVNIWREFPFAMIMMMAGLQTVPDQLLRAAKVDGANAWQRFWHVTFPHLRNVSTVTILLLAVANFNSFIIPWIMTGGGPSNASHIWITHIYELAFGRQRWGVASAYSVLLFLILMSLGYFYVRALRGNEQKDGSE; from the coding sequence GTGACGATCTTGACTGGCAAGGCCGAGGCTCTCCGAAGACCGCAATCCGCTAGGTCCGGCGCGCTGCGGAAGATTTGGGAGCATCGAGCCGACTACGCGTATGTGCTTCCTGCGATCGCCGTAATGCTCATCGTCATAGCCTACCCTATCTACTATACGGTCGAGCTGTCGTTCTTTAACACGCCACCTGGCCTGCAGCTGCGGGACAAGATTTTCATCGGCTTCGACAACTACATCGCCATCCTCACAAGTCCAGTGTTCTGGAAGGTCACCTCGAACACGCTTATCTGGACAGTGGGATCCACGTTCATCTCATTTGTCCTGGGGTTTGGCTGCGCCCTGGCGCTCCATCGTGACTTTGTCGGCCGTGGCATTCTGCGCGCCGTCCTGATCATTCCCTGGGTCATCAGCGCGGTCGCCGCGTCCTATATCTGGAAGTGGATCTACCATTCGGACTTCGGGATCATTGGCGCGGTGCTGGTCGGTCTCGGATGGGCTGACCGGCCGCCCAATTTCATCGACAGCGTCAGCACGGTGCTGCCTTCGCTGATCGTCGTCAATATCTGGCGAGAGTTTCCGTTTGCCATGATCATGATGATGGCTGGCCTGCAGACGGTTCCCGACCAGTTGCTGCGTGCCGCAAAAGTCGACGGAGCCAATGCATGGCAGCGGTTCTGGCACGTCACCTTTCCGCACTTGAGAAACGTATCGACGGTGACGATCCTTCTGCTGGCAGTGGCCAACTTCAATTCTTTCATCATTCCCTGGATCATGACCGGCGGCGGGCCGTCGAACGCATCGCATATCTGGATCACCCACATTTATGAACTCGCCTTCGGCCGCCAGCGCTGGGGGGTGGCATCGGCCTATTCGGTGCTGCTGTTCCTGATCCTGATGTCGCTCGGCTATTTCTACGTGCGTGCGCTGCGCGGCAACGAGCAGAAGGACGGGAGCGAATGA
- a CDS encoding ABC transporter substrate-binding protein: MSRISLGGAVLRGTVSTALMVALMSTSALGAPVDLSKWSPQYVRSIAGTQDFDTAADCGKVTPLDYKGRLTFWYQGVFEGDPDLLRQYYKEFFETFRKTYPNIQLEEQALTYNDLLDKFRTALLGNAAPMAVRLQILGGTEFASKGYLQPLKPEDVGYSTEDFWPGAMKAVTWEGVTYGIPTNNETMAFIWNADIFKRAGLDPDKAPATWDDVVKDSKQIHDKLGIAGYGLVARKNAGNTPYRFMPQLWAYGGGVFDEATANPTYKEVELNSPQSKAALQASYDMYVRDKSVPVSALTNQQADNQPLFLAGQLGMMISHPSDYNVMLDLQKKATDTDKDKAQTVIDNMRYGLIPTGPDGKRAVVFGGSNIHILKPEYVEGGKVDEPAAKAIICMWTSPEWSLKMAYAGSNPGNLNGFKTKWMKERLDNIKFLDVTTSMLPYGIPFPALPQSPEIMNIIVPDMLQNALTGAMTVDQAADDAAKKVKDLMDGGL, encoded by the coding sequence ATGTCGAGGATTTCACTCGGTGGTGCCGTCCTGCGCGGCACTGTTTCCACTGCTTTGATGGTAGCGTTGATGTCCACGTCGGCGCTGGGAGCGCCGGTCGACCTGAGCAAGTGGTCGCCGCAATATGTGCGCTCCATTGCCGGCACGCAGGATTTTGACACGGCGGCCGATTGCGGCAAGGTCACCCCGCTCGACTATAAGGGGCGACTGACTTTCTGGTATCAGGGCGTGTTCGAGGGCGACCCCGACCTCCTGCGCCAGTATTACAAGGAGTTCTTCGAGACCTTCCGCAAAACCTATCCGAACATCCAGCTTGAGGAACAAGCCCTCACCTATAACGACCTGCTGGACAAGTTCCGAACCGCGCTCCTTGGCAATGCAGCGCCCATGGCGGTCCGCCTGCAAATCCTGGGTGGCACCGAATTCGCCTCAAAGGGCTATTTGCAGCCGCTCAAACCCGAGGATGTAGGGTATTCGACCGAGGATTTCTGGCCCGGCGCAATGAAGGCTGTAACCTGGGAGGGGGTAACCTACGGCATTCCCACCAACAACGAGACGATGGCGTTCATCTGGAACGCCGACATCTTCAAGCGTGCAGGCCTCGATCCGGACAAGGCTCCGGCAACCTGGGACGACGTCGTCAAGGATTCCAAGCAGATCCACGACAAGCTCGGCATTGCCGGTTACGGCCTCGTGGCTCGCAAGAATGCCGGCAATACGCCGTACCGCTTCATGCCGCAGCTGTGGGCCTATGGTGGTGGCGTCTTCGACGAAGCGACCGCCAACCCGACCTATAAGGAGGTCGAGCTCAACAGTCCGCAGAGCAAGGCGGCATTGCAAGCCTCCTACGATATGTATGTTCGCGACAAGTCGGTTCCGGTTTCGGCGCTCACCAACCAGCAGGCCGACAACCAGCCTCTTTTCCTCGCCGGCCAGCTCGGCATGATGATCTCGCACCCGTCCGACTATAACGTCATGCTCGACCTGCAGAAAAAGGCGACGGATACCGACAAGGACAAGGCGCAGACTGTAATCGACAACATGCGCTACGGCCTGATTCCGACAGGCCCCGACGGCAAGCGTGCCGTCGTGTTCGGCGGCTCCAACATTCACATCCTGAAGCCCGAATATGTCGAGGGCGGCAAGGTAGACGAGCCGGCTGCAAAGGCGATCATCTGCATGTGGACGAGCCCGGAATGGTCGCTGAAGATGGCCTATGCCGGCTCGAACCCGGGAAACCTCAACGGCTTCAAGACCAAATGGATGAAGGAACGTCTGGACAATATCAAGTTCCTCGATGTCACGACCTCGATGCTGCCATACGGCATTCCGTTCCCAGCGCTGCCACAGTCCCCCGAGATCATGAACATCATCGTCCCGGACATGCTGCAGAATGCCCTGACCGGAGCCATGACCGTCGACCAGGCAGCGGACGACGCAGCCAAGAAGGTAAAAGACCTGATGGACGGCGGACTCTAG
- a CDS encoding mandelate racemase/muconate lactonizing enzyme family protein codes for MKITDLRCAVIGKHPIVRIVTDEGLYGLGEVEFTKSYLKPWVLHFREALVGEDPTDVERVMLKIRQRGSFKPYGAAVSAIEHALWDIAGKAAGVPAYKLLGGKVRDKVRVYNGSIRQKRTGDRPEDYAADVKWMMEQPQNFFMIKQGISFHSNMKDTIEGFHYGVTQKKAVYHGAMDQGVISERGFNHMLDCVIAMKEVLGDKVSLALDCGPGWMLPDAIKFARAVEKYNLMWLEDMLTGDYVPWVNPQAYRELTTSTSTPIHTGEQIYLRHNFKELIETQAVRVIGPDPADVGGIAELKWVAEHAYMHSILMAPHGTANGLLGLGALINVCATLPANYIAFEYPSASDPWWEDLVIGLPPQIVKDSMVDLLEAPGLGLDIDAEGARRYLREEDAGFFD; via the coding sequence ATGAAGATCACTGATCTCCGCTGCGCCGTTATCGGCAAACACCCGATCGTCCGCATCGTTACGGACGAGGGCCTCTACGGCTTGGGCGAAGTCGAATTCACCAAATCCTACCTCAAGCCCTGGGTGCTGCATTTCCGCGAGGCGCTGGTCGGCGAGGACCCGACCGACGTCGAGAGAGTCATGCTGAAGATCCGCCAACGCGGCTCTTTCAAGCCGTACGGCGCGGCGGTGAGCGCTATCGAGCATGCGCTGTGGGATATTGCTGGCAAGGCCGCGGGTGTGCCCGCCTATAAATTGCTCGGCGGCAAGGTGCGGGACAAGGTGCGCGTCTACAACGGCTCGATTCGCCAGAAACGCACGGGCGACCGGCCGGAGGATTACGCCGCTGACGTCAAATGGATGATGGAGCAGCCGCAGAACTTCTTCATGATCAAGCAAGGAATCTCGTTCCACTCCAACATGAAGGACACCATCGAGGGCTTCCACTACGGCGTGACGCAGAAGAAGGCCGTCTATCACGGCGCCATGGATCAGGGCGTGATCAGCGAGCGCGGTTTCAATCACATGCTCGACTGCGTGATCGCGATGAAGGAAGTGCTGGGCGACAAAGTCAGCCTGGCGCTCGACTGCGGCCCGGGTTGGATGCTGCCCGATGCAATTAAGTTCGCTCGCGCGGTCGAGAAGTACAATTTGATGTGGCTCGAGGACATGCTGACTGGCGACTACGTGCCGTGGGTCAATCCGCAGGCCTACCGGGAACTGACCACCTCCACCTCGACGCCAATCCACACTGGTGAGCAGATCTACCTGCGGCACAATTTCAAGGAACTGATCGAGACGCAGGCGGTACGCGTCATCGGCCCCGATCCGGCCGACGTTGGCGGCATTGCCGAGCTCAAATGGGTCGCCGAGCACGCCTACATGCACTCGATCCTGATGGCACCGCACGGCACCGCTAACGGCCTGCTGGGCCTCGGCGCGTTGATCAATGTCTGCGCCACGTTACCGGCAAATTACATCGCGTTCGAATATCCGAGCGCCTCCGACCCCTGGTGGGAGGATCTTGTAATCGGCTTGCCGCCGCAGATCGTGAAGGACAGCATGGTGGACCTGCTGGAAGCGCCGGGGCTGGGCCTCGATATCGACGCTGAAGGGGCCAGGAGATATCTCAGGGAAGAGGATGCGGGCTTTTTCGACTGA